In Romboutsia lituseburensis, a genomic segment contains:
- a CDS encoding alpha/beta-type small acid-soluble spore protein, translating into MDNQSKINAKQALNNMKMEIAYELGYNYNSETNKIESNAPQGTLEGAAKNVLAGEEVGGTTTRKLVEMGEEILLNEYNNKN; encoded by the coding sequence ATGGATAATCAATCTAAAATTAATGCAAAACAAGCTTTAAATAATATGAAAATGGAAATAGCTTATGAATTAGGATATAACTATAATTCAGAAACTAATAAAATAGAAAGTAATGCACCTCAAGGAACATTAGAAGGTGCAGCTAAAAATGTACTTGCTGGTGAAGAAGTAGGCGGTACAACTACTAGAAAACTAGTTGAAATGGGAGAAGAAATATTACTAAACGAATATAATAATAAAAATTAA